One genomic segment of Streptomyces sp. RerS4 includes these proteins:
- a CDS encoding RNA ligase family protein — translation MRTHYPRTAHLPWSPGATADDIRVAGPSALDGREVVVTEKLDGENTTLYANGLHARSLDSGHHPSRAWVKGLQGRIGAGIPAGWRVCGENLYARHSLAYEDLDSWFYGFSVWDGEHCLDWDRTVDFLSRLGVPVPRVLWRGVYDERALRRLRVDTTRQEGYVVRTTGGFHREDFGRFVAKWVRGAHVRTDTHWMYAPVVPNGLGPTAPLWAVRSGAEPDAAGLLDVLGVTELPDGARETVAEVAARLDALGRTGEDRLEGVVAAALHREPRAALAARLAAGPLGMRTARRVADLVGLYPALRRPFPDEERRAGLVRLAVGADLGVLHTLAAALPGGADDPDAAECVEWSALCAQDAGLFGPDPLGGLRQGMREALGGTLHPDAADRCWAEAREAFGRGGVSTAEEAVAATWRWRDAGSFPRLVQLCGPSGSGKSTFARGLKGVDAYVALDDLRAARGERADQRHNPEVLREGLERLDRALAAGGTVVWDATSLTEAQRGLAGAVARRRDALVTRVVVLVEEAELMRRNAARAHAVPAPVLAAQVRRFSPPYPGGAHRTWYVGAGGTLEDTAGAMGAMGAMAGGARNTGEIV, via the coding sequence ATGCGTACGCACTACCCCCGTACGGCGCACCTGCCGTGGTCCCCCGGTGCCACGGCGGACGACATACGCGTCGCCGGGCCCTCGGCCCTGGACGGGCGCGAGGTGGTCGTCACCGAGAAGCTCGACGGGGAGAACACCACCCTCTACGCGAACGGCCTCCACGCCCGCTCCCTCGACTCCGGACACCACCCTTCCCGGGCCTGGGTCAAGGGGCTCCAGGGTCGTATCGGTGCCGGAATCCCGGCCGGGTGGCGGGTGTGCGGGGAAAACCTGTACGCCCGCCACTCGCTCGCGTACGAGGACCTGGACAGCTGGTTCTACGGCTTCTCCGTGTGGGACGGCGAGCACTGCCTCGACTGGGACCGGACCGTCGACTTCCTGAGCCGCCTCGGCGTGCCCGTCCCGCGCGTCCTTTGGCGCGGGGTGTACGACGAACGCGCCCTGCGCCGGCTGCGCGTGGACACCACCCGGCAGGAGGGGTACGTCGTGCGGACCACGGGGGGCTTCCACCGCGAGGACTTCGGCCGCTTCGTGGCCAAGTGGGTCCGCGGCGCGCACGTCCGCACGGACACCCATTGGATGTACGCGCCGGTCGTACCCAACGGGCTCGGCCCGACGGCCCCGCTGTGGGCCGTGCGCTCCGGAGCCGAGCCCGACGCGGCCGGCCTGCTCGACGTGCTCGGGGTGACGGAGCTCCCCGACGGGGCGCGCGAGACCGTCGCCGAGGTGGCGGCCCGGCTCGACGCGCTGGGCCGGACCGGCGAGGACCGGCTGGAGGGGGTCGTGGCCGCCGCCCTGCACCGCGAGCCGCGGGCCGCCCTCGCCGCGCGGCTCGCGGCGGGCCCGCTGGGGATGCGTACGGCGCGGCGCGTGGCGGACCTCGTGGGGCTGTACCCGGCGCTGCGGCGCCCGTTCCCGGACGAGGAGCGGCGGGCCGGGCTGGTCCGGCTGGCGGTGGGCGCCGACCTCGGAGTGCTGCACACGCTGGCGGCGGCCCTGCCGGGCGGTGCGGACGACCCCGACGCGGCGGAGTGCGTGGAGTGGTCGGCGCTGTGCGCGCAGGACGCGGGGCTGTTCGGCCCCGACCCGTTGGGCGGGCTGCGGCAGGGCATGCGCGAGGCGCTCGGCGGGACGCTGCACCCGGACGCGGCCGACCGCTGCTGGGCCGAGGCCCGGGAGGCGTTCGGCCGGGGCGGTGTCTCCACCGCCGAGGAGGCGGTCGCGGCGACGTGGCGTTGGCGCGACGCGGGCTCCTTCCCGCGTCTGGTGCAGCTGTGCGGGCCGTCCGGCAGCGGGAAGTCCACCTTCGCACGGGGGCTGAAGGGCGTGGACGCGTACGTCGCGCTGGACGACCTGCGCGCGGCCCGGGGCGAGCGCGCCGACCAGCGGCACAACCCGGAGGTGCTGCGCGAGGGCCTGGAGCGACTCGACCGGGCGCTGGCCGCCGGCGGCACGGTCGTGTGGGACGCCACCTCCCTGACGGAGGCCCAGCGCGGACTGGCCGGGGCGGTCGCGCGCCGGCGGGACGCGCTGGTCACGCGGGTGGTGGTGCTGGTCGAGGAGGCCGAGCTGATGCGGCGCAACGCGGCGCGGGCGCATGCCGTACCGGCGCCCGTACTGGCCGCGCAGGTGCGCCGGTTCAGTCCGCCGTACCCGGGCGGGGCGCACCGTACGTGGTACGTGGGCGCGGGCGGCACCCTGGAGGACACGGCGGGCGCGATGGGCGCGATGGGCGCGATGGCGGGCGGCGCACGGAACACGGGGGAGATCGTCTGA
- a CDS encoding NADP-dependent oxidoreductase has translation MRAMTYETYGGTEVLRETRMPLPKVAPGEVLVKVRCASVNPVDWKIMSGGLDGLMDVVYPVIPGWDVAGTVERVGIDVPEFEVGDEVMAYARKDYVHGGTFAEYVSVPVRALAAKPASLDWQRAAGLPLAGLTAYQLLNRLGTGPDDTVLVHGAAGGVGSLGVQIARSLGARVIGTASPRNHDRLRGLGCEPVTYGDGLAGRVRDLAPGGVTVVADFVGGVLDATLAVLGEGGRHASIADHTVLGAGGQWMWVRPVAEDLTALGRLADDGRLTVDVAATYPLSDLAAAFALSQEGHTAGKIVIELWPGRL, from the coding sequence ATGCGGGCGATGACGTACGAGACGTACGGCGGGACGGAGGTGCTCCGCGAGACACGGATGCCGCTGCCCAAGGTCGCCCCCGGGGAGGTGCTCGTCAAGGTGCGGTGCGCGTCGGTCAACCCGGTCGACTGGAAGATCATGTCGGGCGGACTCGACGGCCTGATGGACGTCGTGTACCCCGTGATCCCGGGCTGGGACGTCGCCGGCACCGTCGAGCGCGTCGGCATCGACGTACCGGAGTTCGAGGTCGGCGACGAGGTGATGGCGTACGCCCGCAAGGACTACGTGCACGGCGGCACCTTCGCGGAGTACGTCAGCGTGCCCGTCCGGGCGCTCGCAGCCAAGCCGGCCTCGCTCGACTGGCAGCGGGCGGCCGGCCTGCCGCTGGCCGGGCTGACCGCCTACCAGCTGCTCAACCGGCTCGGCACGGGCCCCGACGACACCGTCCTCGTCCACGGCGCGGCCGGCGGCGTCGGCTCCCTCGGCGTGCAGATCGCCCGCTCGCTCGGCGCCCGCGTCATCGGCACCGCCTCGCCGCGCAACCACGACCGGCTGCGCGGACTCGGCTGCGAGCCCGTCACGTACGGGGACGGGCTGGCCGGGCGCGTCCGCGACCTGGCCCCCGGCGGGGTCACCGTCGTCGCGGACTTCGTGGGCGGTGTCCTCGACGCCACCCTGGCCGTCCTGGGCGAGGGCGGCCGGCACGCGTCCATCGCCGACCACACCGTGCTCGGCGCGGGCGGCCAGTGGATGTGGGTCCGGCCCGTCGCCGAGGACCTCACCGCGCTGGGCCGGCTCGCCGACGACGGCCGGCTCACGGTCGACGTCGCCGCGACCTACCCCCTGTCCGACCTCGCGGCGGCCTTCGCCCTCAGCCAGGAGGGCCACACCGCCGGGAAGATCGTCATCGAGCTTTGGCCCGGCCGGCTCTGA